The Nicotiana tabacum cultivar K326 chromosome 5, ASM71507v2, whole genome shotgun sequence sequence AATATGATCCAAACACAATCTTTGCCAATTCTCTAGCAATTGTCTCCTTGGCTTGAACATCAGGACCTTGGAAAAATAACCAAGTTTCTTCTTTTGCTTCACTACCAATATTTAGTGATATTTCTTTTCTTCTAATCATTCCAGACCTGCATTGCAATATTGTGGAAGCAATTTCTTGAATAATATCCTTTTGCCATGGGACTATTTCCTCTAATGCATTGGACAAAatgttcaaattttcagaattgaaCTCCTTCAACTTTGGAACACACTCCATTTCCATAACAACTTCACTTGAATTCGAAGCAGAATTAGGGTTAGAATTTGGATTAGATGATAATAATGCAGCACTTGTTTGGTCGTTGTGGTCAGGAATGTAGATTCTTAAACTTGTCTCACATGTTTTGCTCTTTGCCCAAAATGGCAAATTATGGTCCAAATTTGCATTTGAAGAAGGAAAGGACAAACTTCTTTCAAAACTTTTGGTCTGTTTATGCATAGAACTGCATGTTGTAGTCCACTTGTTGTGTAGCTCTTTGACCGATACACAGTTCTGAATTGGGAAAAGAAAAGTTAGTTActagaaaaaagagaaaggaaaagaaggcGTTGCTTTGATGTTGGAAAGCTAAAAAGATTCGAAAATAACCTGATCATTATTAGGAGTACTATTTCTTTGCCTCTCATCTTTAAGCCATGAAGGTAGACTTGACAACGTAGACTCACTGGTCAGAAAATTCCAAGACAAAAATGAACTATGAGTTTGATATAAACGACATATTGCTCAAGAACTGCatgcaagttttttttttttttttttggttggggggggggggggggagtgttGTTGGAGAAACTAAAGGGTCATTCACAAATTAAGTGGgaggaaaagaaagcaaaaggaaaaaagtgacgatgaagaagaagaagatcgaGAAACAACGATGCTTTTGAGGAATATTTATAGAAAACATAAAAGAGGGCAAATGCTTctattctttctctttctctttttcacCACAAAATCTTGGGCTGCTCTCTTCATCAAAAGAAATTCGAAGAAATCTTTTAGTATTAGTTTTTGACTGTTGGGTTTTGTTGCTCGAATTCTCAAAAACTATTTTGTTGCACCCGTATTTGATCCTCTAAAATGCATAATATTTGGAGGATCATCAAACACAATAACCGGGTATTTTTAGAAGATCCGAGGAACATAGTCGTAAGGCATATACAAATGGCATAGGAAATCCAAGAAAATATGGAAGATAATGAAATACAAAATCAGGCTCCAATTGAAAgtaaaatttgaattaaaaaaatcaagaaagaatgAAATCATAATTAGCCAGTGAAAACAGTTTTACCTGTCAGGTTTAAGACTGAGGGCCAAACTGCCACCAGGGACTGTAACAGGATGCAGACCCCAAATAGATTCCAATGAATTGTTACCACTTTTGCATCTCATGTAAGTTTGAAATGTTGCAATTCCCACAAGCCAAATTTTTTCATTTTCCCCAAAACTACATACCAATCTCCCAATTTCCATAATCATGTGCTCCACAGAACAATAGTAGCTAATTCCCCCTTGCCCACCACAACTATTAACCCTAAAATCAGCAATCCATTTAAGATCACCCAAGTACAAAACAACTCCTTTTGCTCCTAAACTCTTAACAAGACAAGTCAACTCACCTATTCTTTGTTCAACTTCTTCTCTTTGGATATTACCAAAAGTTAAAAGTGGTAAACTAATGAActtaacttcttttaaaacttgAGGAACATCTCTATTATCAACTTTATTCATCACCCCTTTAATCACACCTTCTAAACTATCAAGACATTCACCAACTATCACaatacttttctttcttttgctcaTTAAACTTTCCACTACACTCATCACATCCTCATCTTTAACAAAAATAGGACAGATTACTTTATT is a genomic window containing:
- the LOC107766454 gene encoding protein SMAX1-LIKE 3-like, with the translated sequence MRTGGCTIQQALTTEAAAVVKQAVQLAKRRGHAQVTPLHVANTMLSSSNGILKTACLQSHSHPLQCKALELCFNVALNRLPASSSSPMLLGHGHHHQSQYPSISNALIAAFKRAQAHQRRGSIENQQQPLLAVKIELEQLIISILDDPSVSRVMREAGFSSPQVKSNVEQAVSLELCSQNPSPNSSKEINQVLTSNKVICPIFVKDEDVMSVVESLMSKRKKSIVIVGECLDSLEGVIKGVMNKVDNRDVPQVLKEVKFISLPLLTFGNIQREEVEQRIGELTCLVKSLGAKGVVLYLGDLKWIADFRVNSCGGQGGISYYCSVEHMIMEIGRLVCSFGENEKIWLVGIATFQTYMRCKSGNNSLESIWGLHPVTVPGGSLALSLKPDSESTLSSLPSWLKDERQRNSTPNNDQNCVSVKELHNKWTTTCSSMHKQTKSFERSLSFPSSNANLDHNLPFWAKSKTCETSLRIYIPDHNDQTSAALLSSNPNSNPNSASNSSEVVMEMECVPKLKEFNSENLNILSNALEEIVPWQKDIIQEIASTILQCRSGMIRRKEISLNIGSEAKEETWLFFQGPDVQAKETIARELAKIVFGSYFNFVSIALSSFKADSTEDFRNKRSRNEQSWSYIDKFAQAIVSSNNSHCVFYLEDVDQVDYFSQRGIKKAIERGIVTNSSGEELSLNDAIIILSYESFSSKSRACSPTVKQKSSEETTTSPCVSLDLNISIDYDQERDEDLSNIDDIGLLHSVDRCIFFQNSRAVKE